TTGGTGATCACGCCGTTGACGGACGCGTGGACCTCGCTGCGATCGAGATTGAGTTGGGCGACCGCGCGGTCGGCGACGGCCTGATCGAACGCCGCCTTGGCCTGGAGCTGCGTGGCCAGCACCTGCTCCTGCTTCTGCTGCGAGACCGCATCGGTCGTCAGCGCGCTGTAGCGCTTCAAATCGGCGTTGGCCTGATCGAGGGTGGCCTGATGACCGGCGACCGCGGCGTCCGCCTGTCGCAGGGCCAGCGCGAAACGCTCGCGATCGATCCGGAACAGGACGTCGCCGCGACGGACCTTCTGGTTGTCCTTGACCAGCACCTCAGTGACGAAGCCCGACACGTCCGGCGCGACCTGCACCACGTCGGCGCGCACCCGGCCGTCGCGGGTCCACGGCGATTCCATGTAGTAGCCCCAAAGCTCGCGGCCGACGGCGAGCGCCGCGATGACGATGATGACGGTCAGCGCGAGGCGGCCGAGCCAGCCGAGATTCCCTTTCATGGCAGAAACTCCGAGAGATAGACGACGCCGCCCAACAGGCAGACGAACACTGCGAAATCAAACAGCGCTCGATGCCAGACCAGACGGTAGAGGTCGAGACGTTGCATGATCCGGCGAAGCAGGGCGCTCAGCACGTAGGCGATGATGATCCACAAGAGCAGCGCGGGCACGAGCACACCGTAGATGTCGATCTGATATCTCATGCCGCAACACTCTTCCCCGCGCCGGGCCGGTAGGCCGGCGCATCCGGAAACAGGCCACGCCGGATGCCGACGAGGCCGATCAGCGCGTCTTCACGC
The DNA window shown above is from Bradyrhizobium sp. CB1650 and carries:
- a CDS encoding HlyD family secretion protein gives rise to the protein MKGNLGWLGRLALTVIIVIAALAVGRELWGYYMESPWTRDGRVRADVVQVAPDVSGFVTEVLVKDNQKVRRGDVLFRIDRERFALALRQADAAVAGHQATLDQANADLKRYSALTTDAVSQQKQEQVLATQLQAKAAFDQAVADRAVAQLNLDRSEVHASVNGVITNMDLRPGAYVTAGKGVMALVDTDTLHVEGYFEETKLPRIRVGDKAQIRLMGEKVTLTGHVESIAAGIEDRDRAEGASLLANVNPTFSWVRLAQRVPVRIALDNVPDNMSLVAGRSATVEVLD
- a CDS encoding DUF1656 domain-containing protein; its protein translation is MRYQIDIYGVLVPALLLWIIIAYVLSALLRRIMQRLDLYRLVWHRALFDFAVFVCLLGGVVYLSEFLP